atggggaaactgaagttcTCAGAGTTTCTTGTCCAAGATGCAAGTTAATGAATGTCACTCAGGATCTCAATGCAGGTCCCTCTCAGGCCCGTGCTCAGTCCCTAAATAATTACTTCAGGTCTAATTGGGAATGGGACACAGGAGGATACTTACCCCATGACCAGCTGGTGCATATTAGCTGCTGGTTTCCTCATGTAGTGGACAGAAGGCCTGTGATGTGAGAAGAAGGGGAGTGTGGGAGATGAAATCAGTAGCTGTTGTGTTGGTCCAGGTATGAGggttatcagggcacctgggtggctcagttggatgagtggctgacttttgcttttggctcaggttccgatctcatggtttgtgggttcaagccctgcatcaggctccgtgctggtagtgtagagcctgcttgggattctctctcattctttttctctccctctcttgaactgaataaataaacttaaaaaaaaaaaaaaaaaaggtttgaggGTTATTGTTCTCATGGGGTGGAAgtgatgggaagggaaaggaaggcgTTCCTGAGAGTTGTCGCAGCCTAAGTGGCCGCTTGGATATTGTGAGGCCGAAGAGTCATTCACTGAGGGTGGGCTCTGTGTCTTTTTTATCTGCCTCTAGTGTCTAGATTACTAGTTGGCATATCAGCAATCCAGAAGTGTTTTAaagatggtttttgttttgagcACATTCACTGAAATCCAGAAATAGGGAGGACTAGTTTTAGGGGAAGGTGATGGCTGATTTTGACACCAATTTTGAAGGGACAAGGCGATCCATGTAGGGACATCTTTCGAGCAGTTGGGAACTTGAAATTCTATATCTCAGGGCTAGAGAGGTGTCGGTGATCTTTTAAAACCTCTGGGAACAGATTTTGGACAGAAGGAATACATAGAGGAGAAAAGTGAGCTGCTGTTCTGAGAGCTGAACTGTATATTTAGTGGCGGGGGAAGAAGAGAAGCCAAAGGAAAAGAATCAAGTTAGGGTTTCAAGAGGGAAGATGTCACAAGTGGCAGGTCCTACAGGAAGCTGGTGGTCCAAAGAACAGCAGTTCCTGGACTTAGTTCTTAGATCAAGAGACTAGTTCACTGATGCGGGTGGAAGTTGGTcagaacattttctcttttgtttccgtTGAAGCTCCCAGGTCTCCAGAACATGTGACTTGGAAATGCCTCCTGGTGGAACCAAGGCAACGGTCGCCATAAAGGCCTCTGTCACTGTAGAGTTTGTATGCTTGCGGGCGGTACTTGCTAATTTTgcaaggcctcagtttccccaccttaAGAGGAAGCTCAGGTTGTGTCCAGGGCTCTTTGTTCTGGAACCTTTGACTCACTGAGCAACTTTGCTCCTGGCAGGTGTGGTCTTGGGCTGCTCCTCCCTGCAGGGGCCTGTCCTGGGCTCAGAGCTGTGGCACTGGAGGCAATGTGGCCTTTTTTTCTTGGGTACCTTCCCAGCCATTGGCGGAGCAGCTGCTCCTTAATTCCCACACGGAAGACTCTGTAGTTTTCCAAGTCATCAGCTCACCACCGGGTGATTTGTTGTGTCCCCACCTCGGGATGGGAAAATTAAGTGGCAGGATGAAGGGAGGCGTGGGGCCAGCTCTCACGGCGCGCTGCTCCTTTTGCCTAGGCTTCCGTCGTTGCGTCTGCAGGCAGACGCTTGCCCAGAGCGTAGAGGAGACGTGCATTTGATGGTGCACGGATCATTCCTCTCTTCCtcgagaaagaggaaaaaagccaCTTCTGAGTGCCCCCTTTCCTCACCTCAAAAAAAGCGTGGTGGGCAAAAAAGTGTTAGGGGGCGTGTTTACAGGGGACAAGAGTTGGGCAAGGCTGAAAGGTGGACGCGAGAAAACCCctgggagaggaagacaggagagtTGGCAAGGGCAGCAGTTGCGTGTCCCCACGTACCTCCTGACGTCCGCAGCGTGGACGCTGGGGTGCATTCAGCAGTGACTTACTAACTCCCGTCTCCTCCTGTCACAGTGCCCAGCGCCTCAAGTTCCGGCTGAACCTGTATGAGCTGAAGGAAGGCCGGCAGATCAAGCCTTACACCCTCATGAGCATGGTGGCCAACCTCTTGTATGAGAAACGGTGAGCGGGAAGAGTAGGCCGGGACTTTGTGGCCCCGTGGTCGTGTCGTAaggagggaggcccagggagacTCCTCCCTGTGCTCCTGTTTCTTGTTTGGAGGGTGATAACCTTATTTTATGGGTCTGGCAGCCGAATAGGAAAGAAGGGGCTGCTTCCGAAGAAGGCAGGGAATGCACGTAGCGGAGCAGCTTGCTTCCAGGCAACAGAATTTCCCCCCCAAAGCGTGCCCTGGAGCCACCCAGCCAGGAGCCACCCTCACTCCAGAGCTAGGCCTGTCAGCCCTAGAGCCTCGGGACCTCAGGACTGGGTATGTGAATTCTTGTCCGTTTTCTCTGAAGACTTCATGACAAAAGCAGAGGCCTGGCTTTAGGATCCAGTGCAGAGGCTGGGATGGAAGCGAAACCCACggggtcctttcttttttaaaaatatttttactggggcgcctgggtggctcagtcggttgagcatctgacctcagctcaggtcatgatctcactgttgtgggttcgaaccccacagctagctcagaacctggagccttcttcggattctgtgtctccctctctctctgcccctcccctgctcatgctctgtctctgtctctcaaaaaaataaataaaatgttaaaaaaattttttttaaataaaatttttttgccatttgtttatttttgagagagatggagagacaggatgcaagcaggggaggggcagagcgagtgggagacacagaatctgaagcaggctccaggctctgacctgtcagcacagagcccgacatggggctcgaacacacaaactgtgagatcatgacctaagctgaagtcagacgcttaaacgactgagctacccaggccccttCTCCACAGAGACTTTTCCACTCATCTCTGGGCAAAACTGGGTAGCAAAATGACAAGTGGAGttcttttttgtcctttatttctttttaaatcatttattttgaaataattttgaacttTATGGAAAAGTCACGGAAGTCCTCTTTAGCTTTTAAAACTAAGTCTTTGTATTTTCGTACCTGGACCACTAGTAGTGTTTGTAgtattaaaaagctaaaaactgTAAGAAGCATTGCCTTTTTTATGtgtatccttatttatttattttttaatttttattaaagttttttttaatgttttatttatttgttgagaaagacagtgtgagcaggggagggtcagagagagagggagacacagaatctgaagcagggtccaggctctgagctgtcagcacagagcctgatgcggggctcgaacccacgaaccgtgagatcatgacctgagccgaagctggacagttaactgactgagccacccaggcgcccctaggtgtATCTTTATATCCTCATCTGTGAATTGTCTACCACAAGTAGTAACGATGTTTATCAAAATCCCGAAttgaaaaagatttaaatgatttttgtcttaagtttttatttaagtaatctccatacccaacatggggctcaaactcacaaccccgagatcaagagtagcacTCCActccaattgagccacctaggtgccccttaaagaacttatttatttactaaaaaaaaaatttttttttaatatttatttatttttgagacaaagtgcaaacaagggaggggcagagagacagggggacacagaatccgaagacaggctccaggctcttagcggtcagtacagagcctgatgcgggtcttgaacccacaaaccgtgagatcatgacctgagctgaagtcggacgcttaacccactgagccacccaggcaccccaagaatttttaAAGCTGATTATAGAGGGGGAAAATGTCTTTCACACCTGTAAAGATTAACTCACATTTTATGCATAATGgctcatcttttgttttttaaatgtttatgtatttcttttgagagagagagaatcccaagtagactccgtgctgtcagcacagagcctgatacgggactcaaactcatgaacacatgagattctgacctgagccgaaatcaagagtccgacacgtaaacacacccagcatggggcttgaacccactaccTTGGCTGTGAGTCCAAGTCCCACGctgagtgcagagattacttaaaataaataaataaacttacgaaaggaaagagtcacatgctctacggCTGAGCCAGTGCCCCACTGCGTAtactggaaatgaaaatacagggccacccagctggctcagtcggtagagcatgcgatCGTGAATACGAGCCCCGGGTTGGatatagagataacttaaaaaagtattttaaaaaggaaaagaaaaatacagggtTCTGAGGCTGACCTGGTAAATCCCAGGTTCTTAGCACCAGGAGCTTTCTGTACAGGCCCACCCGGGTCGGTGATTTTTTAGCAGGATAGGCTAGTTCTGCTAGTTGAGCAGTGTACagagcttcttctttttttttttttaagtttatttatttattttgagagcgaggcAAAGCATAGGAGcggcaaggcagagagaggagagagagagaatcccaagcaggctctgccccagcagcacagagcccacagtggGGCCCGCGGatccacgaaccaggagatcatgacctgagcggaagtcagatacttaaccaactgagctcccaggcgcccccagagtcttcttaaaaggaaaaacttttcATGGATCCGAGAGgatccatccaggcacctctgtttgTGAAACACTGTCAGTAAAAGTCACTACCTTCAGGTGTACCTTGGCATCAGTGTGACCAGAAGTACAAATGCAGACCCTGAACTGTGTTGCTGtatttagttgttgttttttaatgtttatttacttttgagagagagattaggaactcgtgagcaggggagaagcagaaagagagggagacagaggatccgaaacaggctctgtgctgacagtggagagcccgatgtagggcttgaacccatgaatcatgacatcatgacctgagctaaaatccagacacttaaccaactgagccacccaggcatcccttgtttttagttttaaggtTATTACCCAGGTAGTCTAGAATATTCttagattaattttatttttccatttaattgagAAGAACATACAagattgattttaagtttcttataGAAGTTGATACCCAGGAATCTATTGGAGAGACATGGGATTATTAGAATTCGTTTTTGCGGAGCTATAATTTAAGGTCATGCTCTTAGATATTACTGAGAGCCAATATAAGACATggataaataaagacaaaatggggtgactgggtggttcagtcggttaagtgtctgacccttgactttggcgctcaggtcatcatctcagttcgtgagatctagccccatcttgggctctgcactgtcagcgtggagtctATTTGGGagtctgtctgccccttccctgttcgtgctctctctctctctcaaaacaaatacataatttacacttttttaaaaataattaagataagacgtcttactgttttattaaaaacGGCTATTAGctttgagttttttaatttttttgtttatttttaatattttaatttttttgtctttatttgattttgagagagacagagagacagaatgaacaggggagggaagagagagagggagacacagaatctgaagcaggctccaggctctgagctgtcagcacagagcccaatgcggggctggaactcacaaactgtgagatcgtgacctgacctgaagttggatgcttaaccgactgagccactcaggcgccccggcgtttgagtattttatatagagagattCCTGAGATTAATTTTCCTCAAAGCTCAGGGTCCAGGACAAGTGATAATCTCCCATTTCCTGTAGGTAGACAACGAGAATAACCCAGCTTCCGAGTATCCTTCTTTGCCTTGTCTGCCAAGAGACTCAGAACAAAACTTTGTTTTCAGTCTGAGTGTCTTGTattgttttcatgatttttatttttttagtgtgtttcCTATAAATTGCTTCAAATCTGTTTCCAGAAGGAGTGGAGGTATAGATAGATGAACAGAGAATTGAATGGTAGTAGGACTTTGGTTAGGACAGGGAAGAGTAGAAGAAATCAGAATTCCTAGAACTAGGAAGTGgaagaggggggcgggggaggctgtGACGAGCACTGTCAGATGCCAGGGGGTAGGAAGGGCGAATCAAAGCTGGCcgtatggggggcacctggctggctcagtcagttcgagccccacgttgggcgttacagagtttaagaaaaagaaaaagctggccATCGGGAAAGGGGATCTTCCCGGATAGGCCCTCTGTGTTCTCCCCGGGTCCGGGCCAGGGCCTTGTCCGGCGAGGTCTGAACAAGAAGGTGACCGTTCTTGAGTCCTGGTTTCTCTCCGCTCCTGGCCCGCGCAGGTTCGGCCCCTACTACACAGAGCCAGTGATCGCCGGGCTGGACCCGAAGACCTTTAAGCCCTTCATTTGCTCCCTAGACCTCATCGGCTGCCCCATGGTCACTGACGACTTTGTGGTCAGTGGCACGTGCTCCGAGCAGATGTACGGGATGTGCGAGTCCCTCTGGGAGCCCAACATGGTGAGTTGGTGGCGTGGAGGAGTGGGGCCAGGCTCTGGGGTCTCCACCCCTTGGCCGTCGGGGGGGGAAAGTGTGTTTACGCGGCAGGTCGGAGAGCGCCACCGCTGCTTGGCcttgggcggggcgggggtgtcCGGAAACTGCCAGGCCCGGGTGCAGGCTGCCTCCAGGGAGAACCGCGTCTGCTAGGAGCCCCAGGCAGGTGTTTGCTGCAGTGACGAGTAGTTCCTTACCCTGGGCGTGTGGGGCTCCCCCACCCGCTCGGTGAACAACCACAGGGCGAGGTCAGGCTTACAGGTGAGGCGGGTCAGTGGGCTCTGGAGCCGACTTGTCTGAGCTGGAAACCTGAATCCACCTGTCCCTTAGTTATGCTCTTAGGTGTGTCACTTTACCTCTTTGTGCCTCCATtacctcagctgtaaaatggggataacgaCCTAGTCTGCCacaggaggggtgggaggaaaaCGCATGAGACCAGAACAGTCCCTGATGGGAAGGGTTGGCTGTTGTGCCAGCGCTGCGGGGCCCTGGGAAACCAGGCGGCCTGTCTTCAAGGGCTTCCTGCAGTCTAGTGAAGCCAGACAGACGCCCCAGTGCCTGTTCAAATACAGTTTGCCAGGAGGAGGGGAAACCAAAGGCCTGATTGGCAGAAGAAACAGCCTGTGCAAAGGTACCAGAGGGGCCCAGTGTGTTCAGTGATGAGATCGCTGTGGCTGCTGTGGGCGGTGAGATGACGGTGGAGAGCGAGAGTGGGATGCGACTTCAAAAGTCCTTGAATGCCGTTCCAGAGTTCAAACTTTTCCCTAGTACCTGACGGCAAAGATACTTAGGAACCGAACCGGCACGTATTGCCTTGGTCCTTGTGCTCACCTGCAGGAGGCCTGGAGTGAGGCCTGAGCAAAGatagtagggggaggggcaggggtgcagcTGGAGGACGGTGGATTTGGTCACTTGACTCCGAAGTGAGGGAGGTGGAGATAATGAGGATGCCTGACTTTTCTCACTAAGCCAGTCGAGATGGAGGACGTAGGGGAAGGAACcgttttggggggtggggagtgggttcATGGTTGGACAGATGGAGTTTTGCGGCACCTGTGTGACATCCAGGAGGAGAGCCCATAGACCACTCACAAAGCACATGGAAGTCCAATAGGGATTCTCCCCGTTTTACAGAAGGGGGATTGAACTTAGCGAGGGAACatatgacttgtccaaggtcacactgctggtTAGAGGTGGCTCAGGGCTCCACTCGCCTTTACAGGACCCACCTCTATCTGAGCAGCCCAGGGGGCTTCCCACGTCCGGGGAGCCATCCCTCACGCCAGACAGGAGGGTGGCCAGAGTTGGGGATCTTGAGCCTAGAGAAAAGAGGGCTAAAGGGTTAAGGCAAGTTAGGGTCTGAGGCTTCTGCGCTGTTGCAGGACCCAGAGCACCTGTTTGAAACCATCTCCCAAGCCATGTTGAACGCCGTGGACCGGGATGCAGTGTCTGGCATGGGAGTCATCGTCCACGTCATGTGAGTAGGCGCTGCGAAGAGTCTAGAAGCTTTGCATACACCCGCCTCTCCCGTTCCCCACAGATCCCCCATCTTCCCGTCCGCCCTGATCAGGCGTGAGGGAGGAAAGGTGCTTGTGACAGGCTTGGGATAGCAGAAACCCGTGCTTCTCAAAGGGTGCGGGGGGCCTCTCGGGTGCCCCTGGCCTGTCAGGTGAGGCTCCAAGACCCTGAGTTTCCTCCCTACTTGCTCACCGTAGGAAGTGGCCCCAGGGTctcaggggctggggtggggttgaGTCACAGCAGCACTACCGCAGACTGATCAAGACTCGGGGTGACTCCCTCCTCCCAACTCCCACCTCTGGGTGATACTCTGAGTCTCAAGTGGCTGTTGTTCTGGGCTCTGGGAGGGGTTTTCCAGCCCTAGGCGGCTCCCTAGCTGCCGTCCCCTTTCCTCTTGTCTGGGGCGGTCACCAGGAGCCCGAATGGGTGAAGTAGATGTCTGCCCAACAGCTTTCCTTGGGTACATCCCCAGATAAGCACTTGGACCCATTAGCTATGAGATAGCTTGCTCAGTTTCCATGAAAACCAGACTGGGGCTGGTACAGAGTTTACCCTCGGGCCCTCTTATGTTCCTTGGGAGGAAACAGCACACGTCTTTCCTAAGTGACTCGTCCTCCGGGCTTGGGGGCGCTCCTGCCCTTCTTCGGGGCGGTGCGCAGTTGGGCCCTCCACTTACTCTGGGTGGTTCTGGATATGGAGGACCGTCACTGGGctcgtttcttcttttttttaatgtttatttattttagagagagacacagtgtgagcggggggggggggggtcagagagagggagacacagaatccgaagcaggctccaggctctgagctgtcagcacagagcccgatgcgaggctcaaacccacaagcattgagctcatgacctgagctgaagtcagccgcttaaccaactgagccccccaggcgcccccgggctcgtttctttctccccctcctcatcCCAGGCCGAGCAGACAGGCTAAGGTTAATGGAACATGAGCAAGACAGGGAAACCTAGAGTTGGCAGGACAGCTGTGTTCTGGGGTCTAGGACGGCATAGATGTTTTGTGACTTTTCTCCCTCTGCAGCGAGAAGGACAAAATTACCACCAGGACACTGAAGGCCCGCATGGACTAACCCTCTGTTCCAGAGCccacttttgtgtttttctttctttctttctttcttttttttttaaataaaatagtttttctttcacttctgctTCTTTGTCTTTGGGACTTTACCAGAGCTCTTTGTTCCCCGCTGGGCAGTTACAGATAGCCACTCCGATGTAGCTCCGCCCTTGGCTTTTCTTCTTGACTTGCAGCAAACCCTCCTGGTGCACCGGTGGGGAGAGCACCTACGATCACTCGCTGAGTGTCTGCTGTGGGGTAGGGCCAGCACAAAGTGCTTCACCCGTTCTAGAATTTAATCGTCGTGGTGCGTTAAGGCAGTTAGCCTGCTCAGGGCGACTTTAATAAGTGGTAGAGCACAGATGTAAACCCATGTTCCATTTGACCCCAAAGCCTAGACTCCTTTCCATTCAATTCTATaggaaaacttttaattttttttctagagagagagagagagagagcgcatgcacatgagcaggggagggacaggagacagggagagagggagtcccaagaaggcttcgtgctgtcagcgacgagcctggcccagggctctgacacaaactgagatcatgacctgagctgaaaccaagaggcagacacttagccgactgaggcgcccaggcgcccctataggaAAACTCTTCAATCTTTCATAGTTTCAGGTAGAAAGAAATTTGGCTGCGTAAACACAGGTAAGATGCTTGTGGTGTTTTTGAACATTGTACATTAGCCACAAAGATACTCTGATGCCATCCTTCGAGAGTCTGACTTAACTGGCTTTTAAAGGCCTGGGTGCGTGTCTTTCCGAAAAGTTCCTCAAATTATTCTGGCTTCTGACCCGGGGCGGCGGTGGTCCCCAAACTTGAGCCTTCCTCTGCATCTCCTAGAGGGCCTGTTAAAACTGTTTCTGATTTACCTGAAACCATCGTTACACCTCAggtttggatttaaataaaattaaatttaagaagcCGTTTCTGATTCAGATCTGCAGAGGAACCTGGAATTCGATTCCCAGGCGCTGCTGGTCCCGCTGGCCCAGCACCACCCTGGCCGAATCACTAGATTTTAAGCTAAGAGTCTAACTGGAGAATGTAAGGCACACGGAGGGGACCTGTGAAAAGTCAGCCACACAGCCAGTCCCAGCGAGAGCAGTTGTGTGTGGCTCTTAGCCCGTGCTGGTCGTACACAGCCGAGGGGGTGCGAGGCAGGTGGCTTGTCCATTTCCCAATGTGCACAGGAGGGTCGCGATGGCTGCCCAGTGCTGGGGTCTGTGCTCTTAACCGCCGCCTGTCAGCCGTATCTGAAAGTAGGCGGCCAAAGTCACGGCCTGTACTCTTTCTCCAAACTCACGTCATACACTGATTTCCCCCAAGCAGCCTTTGAAACTGGGACCAAAACTTTTAATTCTGAGAATAAAGGCTCCTTTCCAAAAGACTCACACAGGACAGGTGTGTACAcaaagcttttttgttttatttgtcccTTGGGTTGGAGATTCATCTTCACATGCATGCATTTTTAAACAGTAACAGGGTCTCGAACTGTTCCGAGCAGACATTAGACAAGCACAAGGGGTTGaaaattcctatttaaaaaatggagattgCAGTGAGAATCGAGAAGTGACACACATATGACGGGGTGGTAGTTTATCCTGCTCCCCCAAAAGCTGAATCTCAGCTTCATTCACATTGTTTGATCACAATGATTGGACCTGATGTTTAGGGATACTGCACAGCACCGGCCTCCCCCTAAAGGCTGTTTGTTGGTTCAAAACTCACAAAATAGCTCGGAgcgagggggaggggctcctCTGAAGTGTCCTCCCCAGCCTCTGAAGGCCCTCAGCACAACTCGCTGGGGACAGCTGCGTGTCCTCTCCCCTCGGGAGGCACTCTTCGCATGGGGCACATCTCAGAGGAAGGCCGGGCAGTCACTGCCCCTGCAGGTGGCAGGTAGGTTTGGGGGCAGCTGTTCGAATGTGTTTTCCCTTTGATTTCTGTGCTCAGGCTGGACCCCCTTCCCCATTTCCGCCCGGAAGAAGTGAGGTGCCTAGACTTGCGGGGAGCCAGAACTATTAGGCCAGAGCTGTAAGGCCTGTTTAAACACACTGTCCCTTCTGGCCCCTAACACACCAGTAGCTCAGCTGCTAGGGAGCGCTGACGGGTTTTTCTCTCCCACCTTGAATTGGTAAAAAGacaatggtgggggtggggggtgggattgGCTACTGAGAAAAGTCCTGGGTCTTTGGTCCACCTCCCTAGGGCAGACCCTGGCAGACTGAAGAGGGAAAGTCACTAGGGCAGGAGTCTAGTCCCCCAAACCCTGAGCGCTACCAGGGGACCTGTTTGAGGCCTAGAACACAGGCAAGAGAGACACGGAGGAGTCGGGGAGGGCAGAGCTGCCTGTGGTGGGAACTTACAGGGTGCCACTGAGAACAGCCACAGGGGCGACTCGTGGCACCCGCCACAGACCAGTAACCCCTGAGCTAGATAAGGAGAGATGGAGCACTGCTTCGGTCTGCTCCAGAACTGCTGGCTTCCCAGCCTGCCCCGCACCCCCAAACCACAGGGCACAGGCAAGGAGCTTGCactgggggggggtgcagggggggtGCAAAGACTCAGTGGTTCATTATAGGAACAAGGGCCAGAGGCCTTCATCTAGGGGTCCAAGTGGAGTTTTCAGAGAACCAGCCTGGGTTTCTCAGGATGGGCGAAGCTGTGACTGGCTAGGTGGTCAGGGTGGGGGTAAGAAATGGAGAGGAATCCTGCCCTGGCCCCCATCCAGTCAGTCATGTCCTATTCTTACACCTTGTTCTTAGGAGACCCCAAATTATTCTAGGGTGCTGTGAGACAGCTGAGCTTTTCTTCAGGGCTCTGAAGAGGAAGGCCGAGGGTAGTCCCTTGCCCTTGGATGCCTTCTgcagggatgggggggtggggacagggtggggctcAGGGAGACGAGTGGCGGCGGACAAAAGCTTGGTGATCCGTTCACTTTCTCCACATTCAGACCACAAACCAAATACATCTGCATCATTacccaaagaagagaaagaaaactggtcTAAACCAAGATAAATAGCTTTTAAACATCTGAATGCCAAAGTAATTAGAGGGCCAAACCCAAGGTTTTGAAGATAGCACAGAgaaagaccttttaaaaaaatctcaaatccaCCCAACCGCAGCTCAAATGTTTTGACCCAAACAACAAtactgtcagaaaaaaaaaaaagcatttgaaacagAATGCTACtctcaaaatgtaaacaatataccaaaaacaaaaaaacacaaaaaaacaaaacctcacaaaaacacaaaaaatgttaaagaagttAGATACCTGGAAGCTCACCTTTACTGACGGTTATTACACTTTTCATACACATGATGGCAACAGAATCGGCAGACCAAGCGCAGGAAGCCGGTGGGGAGCCGAGGCTGTGGCGCTGCTGCAGGACAGACAGCCCGCAGGCTCTGCAGACGCCGGGCCTCTCAAGGGACAGATCCAAATTTCCATTCTTGATCAGGAGGTGGGGAAATCAAGTCCAAACATCATTCCTACGTAATCCCTTCCTAAGTCAGATTTGTTTTCTCCATGAGCCACCTGGTTCCAAGTTCTTCCCCAAGTCACTTCTTGGTCTTGCCGCTGAGAGTCAGAGCTACCTGTGGCCCCATCCCGGGGCTAGGGCGGTTGGTTGACCTATTCACCTCTTCCAGAACAGTT
The genomic region above belongs to Suricata suricatta isolate VVHF042 chromosome 17, meerkat_22Aug2017_6uvM2_HiC, whole genome shotgun sequence and contains:
- the PSMB3 gene encoding proteasome subunit beta type-3 — its product is MSIMSYNGGAVMAMKGKNCVAIAADRRFGIQAQMVTTDFQKIFPMGDRLYIGLAGLATDVQTVAQRLKFRLNLYELKEGRQIKPYTLMSMVANLLYEKRFGPYYTEPVIAGLDPKTFKPFICSLDLIGCPMVTDDFVVSGTCSEQMYGMCESLWEPNMDPEHLFETISQAMLNAVDRDAVSGMGVIVHVIEKDKITTRTLKARMD